Proteins co-encoded in one Acipenser ruthenus chromosome 3, fAciRut3.2 maternal haplotype, whole genome shotgun sequence genomic window:
- the LOC117394923 gene encoding homocysteine-responsive endoplasmic reticulum-resident ubiquitin-like domain member 2 protein isoform X2 — protein sequence MVHLVCASRTPPGSPEHSGSNMKTTAPASLGPTNLESEASTPASSRSQETLPVSASTSTEGLRHRNSQQQQTSPELSYASPDFMQGHLGNPVPMQHGIPAGLPMYPLYSPIQMLWWQQMYARHYYMQFRAAAAASSQGSDSVLPSIPTSSQSTDPPPQNEPPVVPNAAVPENRPVNQNIQMNAQGGPVINDDGLNQDWLDWMYTFSRAAILLSVVYFYSSFSRFVMVMGAMLLVYLHQTGWFPFRPDVQNQPGEVNQEEQEADYNQDMQEMERLMDDGLDEDSGDDTVEGPDMTPHPGCLASAWSFITTFFTSLIPEGPPHPAN from the exons aaCTTGGAATCTGAAGCTTCTACCCCCGCTTCATCTCGAAGCCAAGAAACGTTGCCAGTCTCTGCAAGTACAAGTACAGAGGGACTGAGGCATCGGAACAGTCAGCAGCAGCAAACCAGCCCTGAGCTGAGCTATGCGTCTCCAGACTTTATGCAAGG ACATCTGGGTAACCCAGTTCCCATGCAGCATGGCATTCCTGCTGGGCTTCCCATGTACCCTTTATACAGTCCAATACAGATGTTGTGGTGGCAGCAAATGTATGCACGGCATTACTACATGCAGTT ccgagcagcagcagcagcatcgtCCCAGGGATCAGATTCTGTCCTCCCGTCTATCCCTACTTCCTCCCAGTCCACCGATCCTCCACCTCAGAACGAGCCCCCGGTCGTGCCCAATGCAGCTGTGCCGGAGAACAGGCCTGTGAACCAGAACATCCAGATGAACGCTCAGGGCGGCCCAGTGATCAACGATGACGGTCTGAACCAGGACTGGTTAGACTGGATGTACACCTTCTCCCGAGCCGCCATTCTGCTGAGCGTCGTGTACTTCTACTCCTCATTCAGCCGCTTTGTCATGGTGATGGGGGCCATGCTGCTAGTTTACTT GCACCAGACTGGCTGGTTTCCATTTCGACCAGATGTGCAGAATCAGCCAGGAGAAGTCAACCAGGAGGAACAGGAGGCCGATTACAATCAGGATATGCAGGAAATG GAGCGGCTCATGGACGATGGACTAGATGAAGACAGTGGGGACGACACAGTGGAAGGCCCCGATATGACTCCGCACCCTGGATGTCTGGCCTCGGCATGGTCCTTCATCACTACATTTTTCACCTCTCTCATCCCTGAAGGGCCACCCCATCCTGCCAATTAG